One region of Salvelinus namaycush isolate Seneca chromosome 3, SaNama_1.0, whole genome shotgun sequence genomic DNA includes:
- the LOC120043315 gene encoding protocadherin alpha-2-like, with protein MDLCDHRRRVGIQCLLLLCSWGLCSGQFVYSVSEEVDKGTFVGNIAKDLNLNVRELESREIQIVTGSKRRYFDVDVKTGVLFVSEIIDRDAICPNSIKCSIDVEAIMNHPMRIHRIEVNILDINDNAPSFQERIHVINMTEYASLGERFPLPLAGDADVGSKSIKTYNLSPNEYFSLDVQSDGEHSVTAELVLQKALDREKQAVIKLILIAVDGGKPPRSGTLEIIINVIDVNDNSPIFTKSLYKVQVLENVAFGTLVLIINATDIDEAANGEIEYSFIGNREMDLHRLFAVNQHTGEITVKGSLDHEENPAFEIRVQAKDKGNPPRSAHSKVLIEILDFNDNTPEIEITSLAIAVKEDAEKGTAVASLSIGDKDGSKNGLIKAFIIGDFPFKLQSSYKNYYSLVVDGPLDRESASLHNITIKAIDEGTPPLSSTSVITVHISDVNDNAPLFPEPIMNFYIEENSPVGVRVGSVTANDSDINENSQLTYTLSKNKTHARLSTFLNLNSLTGEIFSLQSFNYEEVKKFQFQVQATDSGVPPLSSNVTVNVFILDENDNSPVILPPYSDHGSVNSENIPYSAEAGYFVAKIRAVDADSGYNALLSYHISEPKGTNLFRIGTSNGEIRTKRRMSDNDLKTHSLVILVSDNGEPSLSATVSIDFVVVESTGDTQTSFRHLTVKEESFSDFNLYLLVAIVSVSVIFLLSLISLIVVKCHRTNGSFSRCSAPMITTHPDGSWSYSKSTQQYDVCFSSDTMKSDVVVFPTPFPPADGELISINGGDTFQRTRTLPNSEKVSLFCYSQ; from the coding sequence ATGGACCTGTGTGACCACAGAAGACGTGTTGGGATACAATGTCTTCTGCTGCTTTGTTCATGGGGATTGTGTTCCGGACAGTTCGTGTATTCAGTCTCAGAGGAGGTGGATAAAGGAACATTTGTTGGAAATATCGCCAAAGACCTAAATCTTAACGTGAGGGAACTAGAATCTAGAGAGATTCAGATAGTAACCGGATCCAAACGGAGGTATTTTGATGTCGACGTGAAGACTGGCGTTCTTTTTGTCAGTGAGATAATTGACAGAGATGCCATCTGCCCCAACTCCATAAAATGCTCCATAGATGTAGAAGCTATCATGAATCATCCCATGCGAATCCATCGTATTGAAGTAAACATTTTGGACATAAATGACAACGCGCCATCATTTCAAGAGCGCATTCACGTTATCAATATGACCGAATATGCCTCTCTAGGTGAAAGATTTCCATTACCACTTGCCGGTGATGCGGACGTTGGCAGTAAATCGATAAAAACCTACAACCTGAGCCCGAATGAATACTTTTCTCTGGATGTACAGAGCGATGGAGAGCATAGTGTGACTGCTGAGTTAGTGCTGCAGAAAGCTTTAGACCGAGAGAAACAAGCTGTGATTAAGCTGATACTGATTGCTGTTGATGGAGGAAAACCTCCACGATCTGGGACTTTAGAGATAATAATTAATGTGATAGATGTGAACGACAACAGCCCGATTTTCACTAAATCTCTGTATAAAGTCCAAGTCTTAGAAAATGTTGCATTTGGAACTTTAGTTCTAATCATAAACGCAACAGACATAGACGAAGCTGCAAACGGTGAGATTGAATACTCATTCATTGGTAACAGAGAAATGGATCTTCATAGGCTGTTTGCAGTCAATCAGCACACAGGTGAAATAACCGTTAAAGGAAGTTTAGATCACGAGGAGAACCCTGCGTTTGAAATCCGTGTACAAGCAAAAGACAAGGGTAATCCACCAAGGAGTGCCCATTCAAAAGTCCTAATTGAAATACTTGATTTCAATGATAATACACCCGAGATAGAAATAACATCCCTGGCCATTGCAGTCAAAGAAGATGCCGAGAAAGGAACAGCAGTGGCTTCATTGAGTATTGGAGACAAAGATGGGAGTAAAAATGGGCTCATCAAAGCTTTTATTATAGGAGATTTTCCTTTTAAATTACAGTCGTCCTATAAGAACTATTATTCTTTAGTGGTAGATGGGCCTCTAGACAGAGAGAGTGCCTCTCTTCATAACATAACTATTAAAGCCATTGATGAAGGGACCCCACCTCTCTCCAGTACTAGTGTTATTACTGTACACATTTCTGATGTGAATGACAACGCTCCACTCTTTCCGGAGCCCATAATGAACTTTTATATAGAGGAGAACAGTCCAGTGGGGGTTCGTGTTGGCAGCGTGACAGCGAATGACTCGGATATCAATGAAAACTCTCAATTGACGTATACACTATCAAAAAACAAAACACATGCCCGTTTGTCAACATTTCTAAACTTAAATTCTCTAACTGGTGAGATATTCAGCTTACAGTCATTTAACTATGAAGAAGTGAAAAAGTTCCAGTTCCAAGTTCAGGCCACAGATTCTGGTGTTCCTCCACTAAGCAGCAACGTCACTGTCAACGTTTTTATCCTGGATGAGAATGACAACAGTCCTGTGATTCTCCCGCCCTATTCTGACCACGGCTCCGTTAATTCTGAGAACATTCCTTATTCTGCTGAAGCGGGATACTTTGTGGCCAAGATCAGGGCTGTAGACGCCGACTCTGGATATAATGCGCTGCTTTCTTATCACATCTCTGAACCAAAGGGGACCAATCTATTCAGAATAGGAACCAGCAACGGAGAAATACGGACTAAGAGACGCATGAGTGACAATGACCTAAAAACTCACTCGTTGGTCATTCTGGTGTCTGATAATGGAGAACCTTCCCTGTCTGCGACTGTGTCTATTGATTTTGTTGTCGTTGAAAGTACaggtgacacacagacatcttTCAGACATCTGACTGTTAAGGAGGAGAGTTTCTCAGATTTTAATCTGTATCTGCTCGTCGCCATTGTGTCAGTATCAGTGATATTTCTACTGAGCCTCATCAGTTTAATAGTTGTAAAATGCCACAGGACAAACGGCAGTTTCAGCAGGTGCAGCGCCCCAATGATCACTACCCACCCTGACGGGAGCTGGTCTTACTCCAAATCTACTCAGCAGTATGACGTGTGTTTCAGCTCTGACACAATGAAGAGTGACGTAGTAGTTTTCCCCACGCCGTTTCCACCTGCTGATGGTGAGCTGATCAGTATTAATGGAGGAGACACTTTTCAAAGGACAAGAACTCTGCCAAATAGTGAGAAGGTGAGCCTTTTTTGCTATTCACAATAA